Proteins co-encoded in one uncultured Bacteroides sp. genomic window:
- a CDS encoding two-component regulator propeller domain-containing protein — translation MKKRHALILVLLVLFFPIRLKADAFSFRHYKAEDGLASNIVRSIIQDRHGFMWFGTEDGLSRFDGYTFRQFKMNRSSQYSLGSNYISTLLEDNKGDIWIGTDDGVYIYHPSSDIFTHFNVKASGVSISSSVNNIVEDKLGNIWFSTYGQGLFRYNLSSGKLEQYRIIRKGTSSSNYDFINYIYVDHSNLVWAAPKTPSSPLILFNRAKNSFQVIPLKADGVKEFSIYKIFEDSRHDFWLGTWDKGLCKFDRKIKKVNNYLSPKSQGGILHIHEISEYKPNVLFIGSDDGLSLFDTKNYSHRLLTSSELDNFALSDKFVYPIFKDREGGIWVGTYFGGVNYISPNNGLFERYTHSKYVNSVNGNVISRFTEDKKGNIWIASDDGGLIVQDAQSGRFSAYMPRTGQNSLSYHNVHALCWDEDNLWIGTYAGGLNVLDTRTGKFRFYNSEEKNPRSLDGGSIYSIYRDRDKQMWVASMSGINLYDRKADNFIRVKNFNATTIDITQDKRGWIWFATQGKGVFRFEPKTRRWTNYSSLSNGGSFIACSQTNSVLVDRKGQLWLATSTGLCRYNVTKNVFEIVPLNIPSNTICSIIEDRNYLWLTTSKGLIRYNTTNGNCQVFTKSDGLLSDQFIANSGFKSSKGKIYIGTANGFNAFYPNKIVINKHLPPIAITSLEVSNKEVEIDSNGLLPKSISFMDQIDLSYKDNVFSLGFSALSYTTPEKNMYAYKLEGFDKEWNYVNKQQRATYTNLPAGEYIFRVKASNSDGIWNEQGASVKIVIHPPFWLTTGFKILYLLIAIVLGTLIVKSIIRRSERKHREKIKELSQEKEKEMYNARIQFFTMIAHEIRTPVSLIIGPLEKIITTGFSFPDFIRKDLNIIDQNSQRLLNLVNQLLDFRKVEQGALIMSFKRYNIYKLLTKIYDRFKPILEQNKIEFILDCPDTEFEAIIDQEAVTKIVSNLLTNAMKFTDNQIMITCIPSPDRGTFEIRVSDNGVGIPDEEKEKVFMIFYQVSSCLKPGTGIGLSLVKSLVDAHKGTISVIDTSLKGATFVVTLPLQNAESIADKDVLEETISLPVQQLIIEEKEPSANVDEKADKPLLLIVEDNEDMRNFLRSSFTDHYKVITACDGLEGVEKLKQNEVNLIISDLMMPRMDGMELCQSVRSNVLWSHIPFILLTAKTDMNSKIDGLNFGADSYIEKPFSINYLIARINSLLESRRLLKKKYAEMPFVSLTTIAGNSSDELFLSKMNSVIERNISNIDFSIDLLAEELCISRSGLFAKIKTLADVTPNELIQLVRLKKAAEYLVKNEYRINEIAYMVGFNNPSYFSKCFQKQFGVRPMEFASKYNEKNTPV, via the coding sequence ATGAAGAAACGTCATGCTTTAATTCTCGTTTTGCTAGTTCTTTTCTTTCCTATAAGACTGAAAGCCGATGCTTTTAGTTTTCGGCATTATAAAGCAGAAGATGGTCTGGCATCTAATATTGTGCGTAGCATTATTCAAGACCGCCATGGATTTATGTGGTTTGGGACCGAAGATGGCTTGAGCCGTTTTGATGGATATACATTCAGGCAGTTCAAAATGAACAGATCTTCCCAATATTCTCTGGGTAGTAATTACATTAGCACTTTGCTTGAAGATAACAAAGGAGATATCTGGATTGGTACAGATGATGGAGTTTATATTTATCATCCAAGCTCAGATATTTTTACCCATTTTAATGTGAAAGCCAGTGGCGTTTCAATTTCTTCCAGTGTTAATAATATCGTGGAAGACAAATTAGGGAATATTTGGTTTTCTACTTATGGGCAGGGGCTGTTTCGGTATAATCTTTCTTCCGGCAAATTGGAACAGTATAGAATAATCAGGAAAGGAACTTCCTCCAGTAATTACGATTTTATCAATTATATATATGTTGATCATTCCAATCTGGTATGGGCAGCGCCCAAAACTCCCAGTAGTCCGCTTATACTTTTTAATCGTGCAAAAAATAGTTTTCAGGTTATTCCATTAAAAGCAGATGGAGTTAAAGAATTTTCTATATATAAAATATTTGAAGATTCGCGACATGATTTTTGGTTAGGAACCTGGGATAAAGGGTTGTGTAAGTTTGATAGAAAAATAAAGAAAGTAAACAACTATCTTTCTCCTAAATCGCAGGGAGGAATTCTTCATATTCATGAAATAAGTGAATATAAACCTAATGTGCTATTTATTGGTTCGGATGACGGTCTGAGTCTTTTTGATACGAAAAATTACAGCCACCGTTTACTCACCTCAAGTGAGCTGGACAATTTTGCTCTTTCAGATAAGTTTGTTTATCCCATTTTTAAGGATCGTGAAGGTGGTATATGGGTAGGAACCTATTTTGGAGGAGTAAATTATATTTCTCCCAACAATGGGCTTTTTGAACGTTACACTCACTCCAAATATGTTAATTCGGTAAATGGAAATGTGATAAGCCGGTTTACTGAAGATAAAAAAGGAAATATATGGATAGCATCGGATGATGGCGGATTGATTGTACAGGATGCTCAATCGGGCCGTTTCTCGGCTTATATGCCAAGGACTGGACAAAATAGCCTTTCGTATCATAACGTACATGCTCTTTGCTGGGATGAAGATAACCTTTGGATTGGTACTTATGCTGGGGGATTGAATGTGCTCGATACAAGAACTGGTAAGTTCAGATTTTATAATTCCGAGGAAAAAAATCCCCGTTCATTGGATGGAGGCAGTATCTATTCCATCTATCGGGATCGGGATAAACAGATGTGGGTAGCAAGTATGTCGGGGATAAATCTTTATGACCGAAAAGCTGATAACTTTATTCGTGTGAAAAACTTTAATGCCACTACTATTGATATTACACAAGATAAGAGAGGATGGATTTGGTTTGCCACTCAGGGAAAAGGTGTGTTCCGGTTTGAACCAAAGACCAGAAGATGGACTAACTATTCTTCTTTGTCAAACGGTGGATCTTTTATCGCCTGCAGCCAGACAAATAGTGTCCTTGTTGATAGAAAAGGGCAATTGTGGTTGGCTACTTCAACAGGGCTTTGTCGTTATAATGTCACAAAAAATGTTTTTGAGATTGTTCCGCTTAATATACCCAGTAATACTATTTGCTCCATTATTGAAGATCGTAATTACCTTTGGCTTACCACATCGAAAGGGTTGATCCGCTATAATACAACTAATGGCAATTGTCAGGTATTTACAAAGAGCGATGGATTGCTCAGCGATCAGTTTATAGCTAATTCAGGATTCAAAAGTTCAAAAGGTAAGATTTATATTGGAACAGCTAATGGCTTTAATGCTTTTTATCCTAATAAAATAGTGATAAATAAGCATCTTCCACCTATTGCCATTACTAGTCTGGAGGTATCTAATAAAGAAGTAGAGATCGATTCTAATGGATTATTACCAAAATCCATCAGTTTTATGGACCAGATAGACCTTTCTTATAAAGACAATGTTTTTAGTCTCGGGTTTTCGGCTTTGAGCTACACTACGCCGGAAAAGAATATGTATGCTTATAAACTTGAGGGCTTCGATAAAGAATGGAACTATGTAAATAAACAACAACGGGCAACCTATACCAACCTTCCGGCAGGAGAGTATATATTCAGGGTAAAAGCCTCCAATAGTGATGGAATTTGGAATGAACAGGGAGCCTCAGTAAAAATTGTAATTCATCCTCCTTTCTGGCTTACCACCGGATTTAAAATACTTTATCTTCTTATAGCAATTGTGCTTGGTACATTGATCGTGAAAAGTATCATTCGTCGTTCCGAACGTAAGCATAGGGAAAAAATAAAAGAACTGAGCCAGGAAAAGGAAAAGGAGATGTATAATGCCAGAATTCAGTTCTTTACAATGATTGCCCATGAAATACGTACTCCGGTATCGCTGATTATAGGTCCGTTGGAGAAAATTATAACAACAGGCTTCTCATTTCCTGATTTTATTCGCAAGGATTTGAATATTATAGATCAAAACAGTCAGAGATTATTGAATCTGGTAAATCAGCTTCTTGATTTCCGTAAAGTGGAGCAAGGTGCTTTAATCATGAGCTTTAAACGCTATAATATTTATAAGTTGCTTACTAAAATATATGACCGGTTTAAACCTATATTAGAACAAAACAAAATAGAGTTTATCCTGGACTGTCCAGATACAGAATTTGAAGCCATCATTGACCAGGAAGCAGTAACAAAGATTGTAAGCAATTTGCTTACCAATGCCATGAAATTTACAGATAATCAAATAATGATTACATGTATTCCGTCTCCTGACAGAGGTACTTTTGAGATTCGGGTGTCTGATAATGGTGTTGGCATTCCTGATGAGGAGAAAGAAAAAGTCTTTATGATATTTTATCAGGTATCTTCTTGCCTGAAGCCCGGAACCGGTATTGGTCTTTCATTAGTGAAAAGCCTGGTGGATGCCCATAAAGGAACTATTTCGGTAATAGATACCAGCCTCAAAGGAGCTACTTTTGTTGTAACGCTCCCATTGCAAAATGCAGAAAGTATTGCAGATAAGGACGTTTTGGAAGAGACTATTTCTTTGCCGGTTCAGCAACTGATTATAGAAGAAAAAGAGCCATCTGCTAATGTAGATGAGAAAGCCGATAAACCGTTGCTGCTTATTGTGGAAGATAATGAAGATATGAGGAATTTCCTTCGGAGCAGTTTTACCGACCATTATAAAGTAATAACAGCTTGTGATGGGCTTGAAGGGGTGGAAAAACTGAAGCAGAATGAAGTGAACCTTATAATTAGTGATTTGATGATGCCTCGAATGGATGGTATGGAGTTGTGTCAATCTGTTCGTTCAAATGTTTTATGGAGCCACATTCCATTTATACTACTGACAGCCAAAACAGACATGAATTCAAAAATAGATGGTTTGAACTTTGGGGCCGATTCTTACATTGAAAAGCCTTTCTCAATCAACTATTTGATAGCCCGGATTAATAGCCTTCTTGAATCCAGACGTTTGCTAAAGAAGAAATATGCGGAAATGCCATTCGTCTCTTTGACAACAATTGCAGGTAACTCTTCAGATGAACTGTTCCTCTCAAAGATGAATAGTGTGATTGAACGCAATATTTCAAATA
- a CDS encoding TonB-dependent receptor: MAGNSSGSNLFSPYSVNKQQTKKITGIIVDSKGTPIIGASIKVKGTQTGTVTDLDGKFELSIDPSSKTLEISFIGMKKEEVAIGNKTNYSITMSEESVGLDEVVVVGYGTQKKATVTGSVSQVGGDELKKVSSINLSGALAGKTAGIISNVRSGEPGEDGASILIRGKGTLGSTSPLIVVDGVADRSFSRLNPEDIESISVLKDASAAIYGARAANGVILVTTKRGKEGQVKINYSGNVGITQPTRVPEMLNASQYATYINEYDRGHGLVETYSKDVLGKLQDGSDPINYPSTNWWKSVAKDWATKTQHSLSVTGGNDKISFYTSLQYLWQDAIYKESTQNFSQYQFTTNVDAKIGKRAKFSFDILGRQELRNRGVFDTDYLFGKFLSTSPMAAAYYPNGLPRSGYDGITNNAAIMVTDKPGTNKLKYNILTLKPTLRLDLDPITKGLYVEGYAALDFSFRTGKSLNTPYDLYLYNNSTGEYENQRSGTGAISVNSWADNSNTITLNGRLGYNRTFNESHKVDAFVAYEQSKYNYSSLSAFRTNYLSSALPEIDFGSDVPKDKNNAGSSNATVRRDLFGRINYSYNNKYIAEFTMRYDGSMNFAKGHRWGAFPGVSAGWVISEEKFFENIKPIVSFLKLKGSWGLMGNDNVAPYQYLTQYAYGSGATFGTENAVNKGMQMVRTANPLITWEKAQTYNAGISSQYLDGKFGLDVDLFKSIRHDILITRNASVPSYTGLSLPSENLGKVNNQGIELIATYQDKAGDFKWSASGNFTYAKNKVVYMDEAKTTPEWQKTEGHPIDGFILYEATGIYQTQEQVNSTPHIDGAKPGDLIYKDRNGDKKITWDDAYRVNESSTPEIMFGLTLNGSWKGFDLNVFFQGQAKAKQIVMPSMNMVSDFYKGRWIDSNTAEQNADARWPRAFIKQTYGDAFNGVTSTWWLRDASFIRLKSVELGYTLPKSASKFLNIENLRVYANGNNLFSIDKMKICDPEVPDDKAGTNFYPQQRILTVGLNVTF, from the coding sequence ATGGCAGGAAACAGCTCTGGAAGCAATTTATTCAGTCCTTACTCAGTAAACAAACAACAGACAAAGAAAATAACAGGTATTATTGTTGATTCTAAGGGAACACCAATTATTGGAGCATCTATCAAGGTAAAAGGAACTCAAACAGGAACCGTAACCGATTTGGACGGAAAATTCGAACTGTCAATAGATCCTTCAAGTAAAACACTTGAAATTTCTTTCATTGGCATGAAAAAAGAAGAGGTTGCTATTGGAAATAAGACTAACTATTCAATTACAATGTCTGAAGAAAGCGTAGGACTGGACGAAGTTGTGGTAGTGGGTTATGGTACTCAGAAAAAGGCGACAGTTACAGGTTCTGTTTCTCAGGTAGGAGGCGACGAACTTAAAAAAGTTTCCTCAATCAACTTAAGTGGTGCTTTAGCAGGAAAAACAGCCGGAATCATTTCCAACGTCCGTTCTGGTGAACCAGGGGAAGATGGTGCAAGCATTTTAATCCGCGGAAAAGGTACATTGGGAAGCACATCTCCATTAATCGTAGTTGATGGTGTTGCTGATCGCAGCTTCAGCCGTTTGAATCCAGAAGACATTGAATCTATTTCTGTATTGAAAGATGCTTCGGCTGCTATTTACGGAGCACGTGCAGCAAATGGTGTAATTCTTGTTACTACCAAACGTGGTAAAGAAGGCCAAGTTAAGATAAACTATAGCGGAAATGTTGGTATTACACAACCAACCCGCGTTCCTGAAATGTTGAACGCCTCCCAATATGCTACATATATTAATGAATATGACAGAGGACATGGTTTGGTAGAGACCTATTCAAAAGATGTTCTGGGGAAACTACAAGATGGATCAGATCCTATTAATTACCCAAGTACAAACTGGTGGAAGTCTGTAGCCAAAGACTGGGCTACAAAAACACAACACAGCTTATCTGTAACAGGTGGAAATGATAAAATCTCATTCTATACATCTCTACAATATCTGTGGCAAGACGCCATCTATAAGGAAAGTACACAGAATTTCAGCCAATATCAGTTTACAACAAATGTAGATGCAAAAATTGGAAAAAGAGCTAAGTTCAGCTTTGATATATTAGGGAGACAAGAACTGAGAAACAGAGGGGTATTTGATACTGATTACCTATTTGGCAAATTTCTATCAACCTCACCAATGGCTGCAGCATATTATCCCAATGGTTTACCAAGAAGTGGCTATGACGGAATTACAAACAATGCAGCTATAATGGTAACGGATAAGCCAGGTACAAATAAGCTTAAATATAACATTCTTACTTTGAAACCCACTCTCAGACTAGATCTTGATCCTATTACCAAGGGATTGTATGTAGAAGGTTATGCCGCTTTAGATTTTTCTTTCAGAACTGGAAAAAGCTTAAACACTCCTTATGATTTGTATTTATATAATAACTCGACAGGAGAATATGAGAACCAAAGATCCGGAACAGGAGCTATCAGCGTAAATTCATGGGCAGATAACTCAAACACAATCACATTGAACGGGCGTTTGGGATATAACCGAACATTTAATGAATCACATAAGGTTGATGCATTTGTTGCTTACGAACAAAGTAAATATAACTACAGTTCTTTATCAGCATTCCGAACAAATTATCTTTCTTCAGCACTTCCTGAAATAGATTTCGGTAGTGATGTTCCCAAAGATAAAAACAATGCAGGAAGTTCTAATGCAACTGTCAGAAGAGACCTATTCGGACGTATTAATTATAGCTATAACAACAAATATATTGCAGAGTTTACAATGAGATATGATGGTTCTATGAATTTTGCCAAGGGTCATCGATGGGGAGCATTCCCCGGAGTATCTGCAGGTTGGGTAATCTCTGAGGAAAAATTCTTTGAGAATATTAAGCCTATCGTTAGCTTCCTGAAACTAAAAGGATCATGGGGATTAATGGGTAACGACAATGTGGCACCATATCAATACCTTACTCAATATGCTTACGGTTCGGGAGCAACTTTCGGAACAGAAAATGCAGTGAACAAAGGTATGCAGATGGTAAGAACAGCTAATCCTCTTATCACATGGGAAAAAGCTCAAACATACAATGCCGGTATATCATCTCAATATCTTGATGGAAAATTCGGACTAGACGTTGATCTTTTCAAATCTATAAGACATGATATCCTGATCACCAGAAATGCATCAGTACCTTCTTATACAGGGCTTTCTTTACCATCTGAGAACTTAGGTAAGGTAAATAATCAGGGCATTGAACTTATTGCAACATATCAGGATAAAGCCGGAGATTTTAAATGGAGTGCCAGCGGTAACTTTACTTATGCAAAAAACAAAGTAGTTTACATGGATGAAGCTAAAACAACTCCGGAATGGCAAAAAACAGAAGGTCACCCAATTGATGGATTTATTTTATACGAAGCAACTGGTATTTACCAGACTCAGGAGCAAGTTAATAGCACTCCTCATATTGATGGAGCCAAACCTGGTGATCTTATCTACAAAGATAGAAACGGCGATAAAAAAATAACCTGGGACGATGCATATCGTGTAAATGAAAGTAGCACTCCGGAAATTATGTTCGGTCTTACATTAAATGGTTCATGGAAAGGATTTGACCTCAATGTGTTCTTCCAAGGACAGGCAAAGGCTAAACAAATTGTTATGCCAAGTATGAATATGGTTTCTGACTTTTATAAAGGAAGATGGATTGACTCTAACACAGCTGAACAAAATGCAGATGCCAGATGGCCAAGAGCGTTTATTAAACAGACTTATGGAGATGCATTTAATGGAGTCACTTCTACATGGTGGCTAAGGGATGCAAGCTTTATAAGACTTAAATCTGTTGAATTAGGATACACACTTCCTAAGAGTGCTTCGAAATTCCTGAATATAGAAAATCTGAGAGTCTATGCTAATGGCAACAACTTATTCTCTATAGACAAAATGAAGATTTGTGATCCGGAAGTTCCAGACGATAAAGCTGGCACAAACTTCTATCCACAGCAAAGAATTCTTACTGTAGGATTAAATGTCACTTTTTAA
- a CDS encoding RagB/SusD family nutrient uptake outer membrane protein, whose product MKKIYIYAATLMAGLFTSCTDILDQDPLNTYTDAAVWGDLALSETFLNEQYNSVEAETQKGSRFASYTDEVYQMWKYGTESIQQGLLSPDQSSIGWDGSTWNPWDFYYKAIRNINIFTENIKRVPASGETNIAWKNAQIGQAFFLRGYFYSQLYSLFGDVPLITKSYGLNDDYSKVTRAPKDEVAEYIVSQCDSAALYLPVKYSDDSDLGRATKGAALALKARTLLYAASPLFGTPSQTKWKRASDANKAVIDLKDESGAPAYYLQNVSNSEEYANLFINSKNPEVIFEKLYNSQGQGAYNNSYLFQAPCGTGSGFNGWGNFQATQEIVDQFEMADGTPYKRGSEKENPYINRDLRFDATIFTDGSTWGYGADAREVECFFGAEDGVPNGKDSRRGDSWWNGTQTGYYIRKFLDRKYDTYGTDAPTAPYFMFRLAEFYLNYAECQIELGQTPEAVEYINKIRRRVNMPDVTADNIVEKYRNERQIELVFEGQRWFDIRRWMIIEDVYSKPVTGMIIWKHQDGSKTYELNSEPIEYKTFHAPKNYWLPIPRYELRRAPQLDPSPYE is encoded by the coding sequence ATGAAAAAGATATATATATATGCAGCTACGCTGATGGCTGGACTTTTCACCTCGTGTACTGACATTTTGGATCAGGACCCGCTCAATACTTATACAGATGCTGCAGTATGGGGAGATCTTGCCTTGTCAGAGACATTCTTAAACGAACAATATAATAGCGTGGAAGCTGAAACCCAGAAGGGATCACGCTTTGCCAGTTATACAGATGAAGTGTACCAGATGTGGAAATATGGTACAGAGTCAATCCAACAAGGTTTGCTTTCTCCTGACCAGTCAAGTATTGGATGGGATGGTTCAACATGGAATCCATGGGATTTCTATTACAAGGCTATACGTAATATTAATATTTTCACGGAGAACATTAAGCGTGTTCCCGCTTCCGGAGAAACTAATATAGCATGGAAAAATGCCCAGATTGGTCAGGCTTTTTTCCTCAGAGGCTATTTTTACTCTCAATTATATAGTTTATTTGGGGATGTTCCTTTGATCACCAAATCTTATGGGCTAAACGATGATTATTCAAAAGTAACAAGAGCCCCTAAAGATGAAGTGGCTGAATATATTGTTTCACAATGTGATAGTGCTGCCTTATATTTACCTGTAAAATATAGTGACGACAGCGATTTGGGAAGAGCAACCAAAGGAGCGGCACTGGCTTTAAAGGCCCGGACTCTCCTTTATGCCGCAAGTCCTTTGTTTGGAACGCCATCACAAACTAAATGGAAAAGAGCTTCAGATGCTAATAAGGCTGTTATTGATCTGAAAGATGAAAGCGGCGCACCTGCTTACTACTTACAGAATGTTTCAAACAGTGAAGAATATGCAAATCTGTTTATTAACAGCAAAAATCCTGAAGTTATCTTTGAAAAGCTATACAATTCACAAGGTCAGGGTGCTTATAATAACTCTTATTTATTCCAGGCTCCTTGCGGAACAGGTAGTGGTTTTAACGGATGGGGTAATTTCCAGGCTACTCAGGAAATTGTTGATCAATTTGAGATGGCTGATGGAACTCCATATAAAAGAGGTTCTGAAAAGGAAAATCCTTATATTAACAGAGATCTGCGTTTTGATGCAACCATCTTTACAGATGGATCTACATGGGGATACGGTGCAGATGCAAGAGAAGTAGAATGTTTCTTTGGAGCAGAAGATGGAGTTCCAAACGGAAAAGACAGCCGTCGTGGAGACTCATGGTGGAATGGTACTCAAACGGGCTATTATATCAGAAAATTCCTTGACAGGAAATACGATACTTATGGAACTGATGCTCCAACTGCCCCCTACTTCATGTTCCGTTTGGCTGAGTTCTATCTAAACTATGCAGAATGCCAGATTGAACTAGGTCAAACACCAGAAGCTGTTGAGTATATCAACAAGATCAGAAGACGTGTTAATATGCCTGATGTTACTGCTGATAATATTGTAGAAAAATACAGGAATGAAAGACAAATTGAGCTAGTATTCGAAGGGCAACGTTGGTTCGATATCAGACGTTGGATGATCATTGAAGATGTATACAGTAAACCTGTTACAGGTATGATAATCTGGAAACATCAAGATGGTTCTAAAACTTACGAATTAAATTCTGAACCAATTGAATATAAAACATTCCATGCTCCTAAAAACTATTGGTTACCAATACCTAGATATGAATTAAGAAGAGCTCCGCAACTGGATCCGTCTCCTTACGAATAA
- a CDS encoding glycoside hydrolase family 27 protein produces MKKYLIISIFCLLAGTLKAQMFFGKNQSKQDSIFESLAATPPMGWNSWNKFGCSVNEKLLMEMADAMTASGMKEAGYEYIVIDDCWQVGRDNDGNIIADPKSFPNGIKALADYVHSKGLKLGIYSCAGSLTCQGRPGSRGYQFQDAHQYAKWGIDFLKYDWCSNEEQNAEAAYRTMSDALKACERPIVFSICEWGESQPWKWAKGVGHLWRTTADIRDCYQCKFDWGGVGVLDIIDAVADLYPYAGPGHWNDAEMLEVGNGGMSRDEYITHFSMWSMLAAPLMAGNDLRSMNKETMEILTNKEVIAVDQDSLGQQARRFMDMGDHEIWAKPLSKGEIAVCFLNRTDHEWKLDYNWKKDIMYFATDINVNKNEYTIRDLWKHKDIGTTASKTQYSIPGHGVLMVRLAQKK; encoded by the coding sequence ATGAAAAAGTACCTGATAATTTCAATATTCTGTCTGCTTGCCGGTACATTAAAAGCACAGATGTTCTTTGGTAAGAATCAAAGCAAACAAGATTCTATTTTTGAAAGTCTGGCAGCCACTCCACCCATGGGATGGAATAGCTGGAACAAATTTGGCTGCAGCGTAAATGAAAAGCTATTAATGGAAATGGCTGATGCAATGACTGCATCAGGAATGAAAGAAGCCGGATATGAATATATAGTAATTGACGACTGCTGGCAAGTAGGTCGTGATAATGATGGGAATATCATAGCTGATCCTAAAAGCTTTCCAAATGGGATTAAGGCTTTGGCCGACTATGTTCACAGCAAGGGACTTAAGTTAGGCATCTATTCATGTGCCGGATCACTGACTTGCCAAGGAAGACCTGGAAGTCGGGGGTATCAGTTTCAGGATGCACACCAATATGCCAAGTGGGGAATTGATTTCTTAAAATATGACTGGTGTTCAAACGAAGAACAAAATGCCGAAGCTGCTTACAGAACCATGAGCGACGCCCTTAAAGCTTGTGAAAGACCTATTGTATTCAGTATTTGTGAATGGGGAGAAAGCCAACCATGGAAATGGGCCAAGGGTGTTGGACATCTATGGCGCACCACTGCTGATATACGTGATTGTTACCAATGTAAATTTGACTGGGGTGGCGTTGGTGTGCTAGATATTATTGATGCTGTTGCCGATCTTTATCCTTATGCAGGTCCGGGACATTGGAATGATGCAGAAATGCTGGAAGTTGGTAATGGAGGAATGAGCCGGGATGAATATATCACTCACTTCTCAATGTGGTCAATGCTTGCGGCACCGCTAATGGCTGGTAACGACCTTCGCTCTATGAACAAAGAAACTATGGAAATACTTACCAACAAAGAAGTCATTGCTGTTGATCAGGATAGTCTTGGACAACAGGCGCGACGCTTTATGGACATGGGCGATCACGAGATTTGGGCAAAACCGTTGTCAAAAGGTGAAATAGCTGTGTGTTTCCTCAATCGTACTGATCACGAATGGAAACTGGATTACAACTGGAAAAAAGATATTATGTACTTTGCCACCGATATAAACGTCAACAAAAATGAATACACGATCAGAGATTTATGGAAGCATAAAGACATCGGTACTACAGCATCAAAGACCCAATACAGCATACCCGGACACGGAGTATTAATGGTCCGATTAGCTCAAAAAAAATAA